In one Thermodesulfobium sp. 4217-1 genomic region, the following are encoded:
- a CDS encoding NADP-dependent glyceraldehyde-3-phosphate dehydrogenase, translating into MNQNKDDINFNFKFPIINKIPAKFVLKDRIDQTEYLCNGELQSWTKDKITVLSPIFCCKNEDSIPEQIILGSYPSLDEEEALKILDSSINAYNNGNGAWPSMKVEDRIKCVEKFVYLMQDNKDEIVNLLMWEIAKSHIDSEKEFDRTVKYIIDTIDALKTLDRNSSKFLIEESIIAQIRRSPLGIVLCMGPFNYPLNEAFTTLIPALIMGNVVIFKPPKHGILLYRPLLKAFKEAFPPGVINTLYGRGRTVASALMATGKINCLAFIGTSKAADSLQKTHPMPHRLRMILGLEAKNPAIVLSHADITLAVKECLLGALSFNGQRCTALKILFVHSEIVNVFLKKLSDEIEKLKINSPFEDDVFITQMPAEDRVKYFLELIEDAKMLGAKVINKFGGSYNKTYFYPTILYPVNKKARIYHEEQFGPIIPVVPFSDIDEPLKYITESNYGQQASIFGSDPDAIAKIIDALVNQVCRVNLNSQCQRGPDIFPFTGRKDSAVGTLSVSDALRSFSIRTLVAAKSSDLNKNLITKIVNENKSQFLSRDFIL; encoded by the coding sequence GTGAATCAAAATAAAGATGATATTAACTTTAACTTCAAATTCCCCATTATAAATAAAATCCCAGCTAAATTTGTTCTGAAAGATCGCATTGATCAAACAGAATATCTTTGTAATGGAGAATTACAATCTTGGACAAAAGACAAAATAACCGTTCTTTCTCCCATTTTTTGTTGTAAAAATGAAGATTCAATACCTGAACAGATAATACTTGGAAGCTATCCATCATTAGATGAAGAAGAAGCACTAAAAATTCTTGATAGCTCAATAAATGCATATAATAACGGAAATGGGGCCTGGCCTTCAATGAAGGTTGAAGACAGAATAAAATGTGTTGAAAAATTTGTATATTTAATGCAAGACAATAAAGATGAAATCGTAAATCTTTTAATGTGGGAGATTGCAAAATCACATATAGATTCAGAAAAAGAATTCGACAGAACTGTTAAATATATAATTGATACCATTGATGCGCTAAAAACTCTTGATAGAAACTCATCAAAATTTTTAATAGAAGAATCAATAATTGCACAAATAAGAAGGTCTCCACTTGGTATAGTGCTCTGTATGGGCCCATTCAACTATCCTCTGAATGAAGCTTTTACAACCCTTATACCAGCTCTAATCATGGGAAATGTGGTTATTTTTAAACCACCAAAACATGGCATTCTTTTATATAGACCTTTGCTAAAAGCATTTAAAGAAGCCTTTCCACCTGGCGTTATAAATACTCTTTATGGAAGAGGAAGGACAGTTGCATCGGCTTTGATGGCAACAGGGAAGATAAATTGTCTCGCCTTTATCGGCACAAGTAAAGCTGCCGACTCGCTCCAAAAAACACATCCAATGCCTCACAGGCTAAGAATGATACTTGGACTTGAAGCAAAGAATCCTGCAATTGTTTTGTCTCACGCAGACATTACCCTCGCCGTAAAAGAATGCTTGCTCGGAGCACTTTCTTTTAATGGACAAAGATGCACAGCGCTTAAAATACTATTTGTTCATTCTGAAATTGTAAATGTTTTTCTCAAAAAATTATCCGATGAGATTGAAAAATTAAAAATTAATTCTCCATTTGAAGATGATGTATTTATAACCCAAATGCCCGCAGAAGATAGGGTAAAATATTTTTTAGAGCTAATTGAAGATGCAAAAATGCTTGGAGCAAAAGTGATAAATAAATTTGGCGGTTCATACAATAAAACCTACTTTTATCCAACAATTTTATATCCAGTTAATAAAAAAGCCAGAATTTATCACGAAGAACAATTTGGACCGATTATTCCAGTTGTTCCATTCTCAGACATTGATGAACCATTAAAATATATAACTGAATCTAATTATGGTCAGCAAGCAAGCATTTTTGGGTCTGATCCTGATGCAATAGCTAAAATTATAGATGCACTTGTAAATCAGGTATGTAGGGTAAATTTAAATTCTCAATGCCAAAGAGGTCCAGATATATTTCCTTTTACTGGTAGAAAAGACTCTGCGGTCGGCACACTTTCAGTGTCTGATGCCTTAAGATCATTTTCTATCAGAACACTTGTAGCCGCAAAATCTTCAGACCTAAATAAAAATTTGATAACAAAAATAGTCAATGAAAATAAATCACAATTTTTATCAAGGGATTTCATATTGTAA
- a CDS encoding cytochrome b N-terminal domain-containing protein produces MNITRKTKNFFKENLTSDDIFPTTMPTYVNSFAYIFGVISLSSFAFIVITGIILVSFGPAWYHFSKIGAFVNSLHFWGVQIFFGGLILHLLSKFSMAAYRDGRGKTWLFGMLAFGLTTFEGFTGYLSQTNWDSQWIAVQSKDLLNAMGIGGFFDPMNTAQILGFHILVVPIVLIVLIIIHLFLVRSEGPVKPL; encoded by the coding sequence ATGAATATTACAAGAAAAACAAAAAACTTTTTTAAGGAAAATCTAACTTCAGATGACATTTTTCCTACAACTATGCCAACTTATGTTAATTCTTTTGCTTACATATTTGGCGTTATATCTCTTTCCTCTTTTGCTTTTATTGTAATTACAGGAATAATATTGGTTTCATTTGGTCCAGCATGGTATCACTTTTCAAAAATCGGCGCTTTTGTTAACTCTCTTCATTTTTGGGGGGTCCAAATTTTTTTTGGAGGACTTATTCTTCATCTATTATCAAAATTCTCAATGGCAGCATATAGAGATGGACGAGGCAAAACATGGCTTTTCGGAATGTTGGCCTTTGGATTAACAACCTTTGAAGGTTTTACTGGATATCTCTCACAAACAAATTGGGATTCTCAATGGATTGCTGTACAGTCAAAAGATTTGCTTAATGCTATGGGAATTGGTGGATTTTTCGATCCAATGAACACGGCACAAATTTTAGGTTTTCACATTTTAGTTGTGCCTATCGTATTAATTGTGTTAATTATAATCCATCTTTTTCTCGTAAGAAGTGAAGGTCCTGTAAAACCTTTATAA